The following coding sequences are from one Panicum hallii strain FIL2 chromosome 5, PHallii_v3.1, whole genome shotgun sequence window:
- the LOC112892768 gene encoding heavy metal-associated isoprenylated plant protein 2-like codes for MSKKTVIRADLVGSGCKMAILSTVAKLEGIKSMDIDAENCTLTVVGAVDPVAIVLELKKACLAAAIVSVEDDKPPAPEEPEKEDDPCCRCGEACVQACEEGCVRGGCYCCYYTAFRPAPHGSGWYW; via the exons ATGTCTAAG AAGACAGTGATCAGAGCTGATCTCGTCGGCAGCGGCTGCAAGATGGCCATCCTGTCGACCGTCGCCAAGCTAGAAG GGATCAAGTCCATGGACATCGATGCCGAGAACTGCACGCTGACGGTGGTCGGGGCGGTGGACCCGGTGGCCATCGTGCTGGAGCTCAAGAAGGCGTGCCTGGCGGCGGCGATCGTCAGCGTCGAGGACGACaagccgccggcgccggaggagCCGGAGAAGGAAGACGACCCATGCTGCCGCTGCGGAGAGGCATGCGTGCAGGCCTGCGAGGAGGGGTGCGTGCGTGGCGGATGCTACTGCTGCTACTACACAGCATTCAGGCCCGCGCCGCATGGCTCTGGATGGTACTGGTAG